The Paenibacillus sp. 481 DNA window ATGCATTTGCTCAATAAATGGGTAATATTTCACGAGTGCTTTACGCAGTGCAGTGTCCAAGGCGTTGACTGGACCATTGCCTTCTGCTGCCATGTAGACAGTCTCATTATCAATATGCAGCTTAACAATTGCTTCGGAGCGAACAGCGCAATCGGCTGATTTTTCAACGAGTATTTTAAAAGATTCAAAAGTAAATGGCTCTATACTCATTCCGGTCGCTTGACGAAGCAACAGCTCCAATGAAGCGTCGGCACCTTCAAATTGATAGCCTTGATGCTCCATTTGTTTAATTCGGTCAATAATAGTACGTGTTTCCGGATTCGAGGCATCCAGTTCATAGCCAAGCTGCTGTGCTTTCGACAATACATTGCTCTGGCCTGCGAGTTCCGAGATCAGGATACGCTGCTTATTGCCCACAAGTTCAGGCTCAATATGTTCGTACGTGCGCGAATCTTTCATGATAGCAGATACGTGAATTCCACCTTTATGGGCAAAGGCCGCATGACCTACATATGGCTGATTAACCGGCATATGTACATTGGCGATTTCGCTGACATAGTGGGCGGTATTCGTTAGCTCACGAATATGGTCACTGTGCATGCAATCATATCCCATTTTTAGCTGTAGATTTGGTATAATAGAACATAAGTTTGCATTTCCGCATCGTTCTCCGTAACCGTTAATCGTACCTTGCACCTGATCGACGCCAGCTTCAACAGCGGCTAACGTATTGGCGACAGCAAGCTCGCAGTCATTATGGGTATGGATACCGAGTGGTGTGGTGACGGATTGACGCACTGAAGTGACAATGCAGCTAATTTCATTAGGCAGCGTGCCGCCGTTCGTATCGCACATGACGACCCAGTCAACGCCTGCTAGTTGAGCGCTTCGTAGCACTTCTAATGCGTATTGTGGATTGTGTTTGTAGCCGTCGAAAAAGTGTTCGGCATCCAGCATAACTTCCAGTCCAGCCCGCTTTAGATAAGCGATCGAATCGGAAATCATAGCTAAGTTCTCCTCTAGCGATGTTTGCAGTGCGGTGTGCACATGGAAATCCCAAGCTTTCCCGACTAATGTTGCAGCAGGAACACCTGCTTCTATTATTCGCTGTAAGTTTGCATCGTGCTCAGCCAGTGAGTTTTTGCGGCGGGTACTGCCGAATGCGGTCAACTTGGAGTTCCATGAGTACGACTTCACCCGTTTAAAGAACTCAATATCCTTGCCGTTACTGCCTGGAATGCCGCCTTCGATGTAATGGACACCTAAGGCATCCAACTTGCGAGCGATTTTAAGTTTATCGTCGGCGGACAGGCTGATTCCTTCGCCTTGCGTACCATCGCGCAGCGTCGTATCAAAGATGGAGATCGTTCTGGACATGAATTGCATTACCTCCTCAAATGGGTATGGAAAGCAGCACATAGGATGAAACTGGAAGCAATTTTTTTCTATTATAGCACTGCTTTCACTGTTGTATAGGGGTAATTTGAATGGATAGTATCAATATATGACAATCTTTCAACGAGTCGTCAAAAATGTTGAGCATGGGAGGGGAAATTGTGAGGGATCAAGAATCGTCCGAAAATGAGGTGTCCCGTTATTATCCGACGAAAGGCCGTGTTGTGCTGCATGTCGATATGAATGCCTTTTATTGTTCTGTGCATGAAGCTGAACAGCCGGAACGATATCGAAATCAGCCAACTGCGGTTGCGGGCAGCATGGAGCAGCGTAAGGGCATCATAGTTACGTGCTCCTATGCAGCGCGAAGCTTAGGCATACGTACAGGGATGCATGTGAAGCAGGCCATGCGTCTTTGCCCACAATTGATCCTAATCCGGCCTGACTTTCATCTATACCGCCAATACTCGCTTGCTTTTCTCGAAATTGCACGCTCGTATACACCGCTCGTGGAAGCCGTATCGATTGATGAATGCTACATGGATATTACAGGCTCGAAAACATTTGGTACGCCCATGCAAATTGTCGAGCAATTGCAGCATCGCATACGTGAGCAGTTATCTTTACCATGCTCGATCGGAATTGCGCCTAACAAATTGTTAGCCAAGATGGCTTCCGATATGAAAAAGCCGAATGGCATTACGATATTGCGTATGCGTGATATGCCGCAGCTCTTGTGGAACAAGCCATGTGGCGATTTGTTCGGCATTGGCCATAAGACCGCGGAAAAGCTCACACGCATCGGAATTCGGACGATAGGTGAACTGGCGCATGCGGAGGAAGCGCGACTCGTTGCGATATTTGGCGTTCTGGGCCATTGGATGAAGCAAGCGGCGAATGGTCAGGATCATGCAGCCGTAAAGCCAGAACGGGAACAAAGCAAGTCCATTGGTCATACGACGACTTTGCCCCAAGATGTGGTGGCGAAGGATGAGGTGCGCCGTGTATTACTTAACCTAACCGATCAAGTTGCACGCCGGATCAGGCGGCAAAAATTAATGGCGCAGACGGTACAACTTACGGTTCGTGACCCGGAAATGAAGACGATTACCCGCTCGATAACGCTACCATCGCCGACAGATGACGCGGCAATTCTATTAAAAGAAGCGTGGAAATTATATGAGCGTCATTGGGCAGCAGGGAAACCGATTCGTTTGCTCGGTGTTGCGGGTCAGAATCTAGTGTCTCAAGAAGCAGCTGCTGTGCAGATGGATCTGTTTGAATATGAACATCAACCTAAGAAAGATAAACTGATTCAGACTGTCGATCATATCCGTGATAAATACGGTGAGAATGCCCTAATCACGCTAGGAATGATTGGGGATGATCCTTCTACGCTGCTGCGAAATCATCGGGTGCGAGGAACATCGCTGCAAACCGACTTTTTACGAGACGAAGGTCCGCTATGAGAAGCATTTTCAATTAATAAAAAAGATGGAAATCGTTTGAATTTGGCGACTTTTTGTATTATATTTGATACGGAGGAACCAAGAAGATCTGTACGTTTACAGGAGGGAACTAACCAATGGCAAAATACACATGGGTAGAAAAAGACACTTGCATAGCATGTGGCGCATGCGGAGCAACAGCGCCTGACATTTATGATTACGACGATGAGGGTTTGGCTGAAGTTATTTTTAATGGCGACAACAACCAAGGCGTAGTAGAAATTCCAGAAGATTTGTTCGACGACATGCAAGATGCAGTAGACGGCTGCCCGACGGACTCCATTAAAATTGCGGACACTCCGTTCAACTAATCTGCCTCATAGAGATAGCAAATTAGAGAGAGAACAATCCCCGCTTCGTGCGGGGATTTTTTATTTTGTCAAAACCTATAAAATGTTCACCGATACTAAATTGCAAGTAATCGTGTATCGTTCTACAATAAAGTCTACATGAACTATCATTCCGGGTGACGCCTGTCGTGTGAGGGAAAAATTGTCATTACATACTCCAGAGCAAACCGATTAAGGAGGAACGAATGCTAAAAAAAGCGGTTCCTTTATTTATTGTCGTCGTGGTGTTCCTATTTACGACCATGCTTTATACGATAGGGACAGGCGGCCCCTTTTACATGGAAGAGCAAATTCTTCGGGATGCGCTCCGCTCGAAGAGTGGTGTCGAGCAAATGCCGGATGACCGAATCAAGATCATTGCCATAGATGATCATTCGCTGGCACAGCTAGGTCCGTTTCCGTGGGATCGCGCTGTGTATGCTCAGCTCACTGAGAAGCTGATGAAGGCAGGCGCACGTGCTGTTGCGCTTGATTTGCTGTTTATTGAGCCAGCAACGGACATTAAGAACGATAAGGCAATATCTGAACAAGTGAACAAATATGAACAAGTATTTTTGCCTGTTCAAGTTGTCCTTAGAGCGTTGCAAAAAGAAACGGAAAAGTTGCAAATCAAGCGTGTTGATAGGCCTTCACATCAAATTTCTGTCCCAGAGTCACAGCTAGGTCATGTTAACGTCATGCCTGACCAAGATGGCGTGATCAGGAAGATGATGCTTGGCTTGCCTGATGAGCAAGGCCGAATGATACCTTCACTTGGCGTGCTGACAGCCAATCAATTGTTGCCGCCTTCCCAGCAAATCAAATGGGATGAGCAACAGGGGGTATGGCTGCGTGGTGCGGAAGTTATTCCGACGAATGCAAGACATCAAGTGACAATCGACTATTTCTCCTCACCTTATGGTTATGACGAAGATAGCTTATCTGGCTACGATCGTCAGTCGTTTGTGGATGTTTATTCAGGCACGATTGATCCGGCTTACTATAAGGATACAGTCGTCCTAATCGGTGCGTATGCAACATCACTAAGTGATCGGCATATGACTACGGTTAGTCGCTCAATGCCGCTGTACGGGGTTGAGATTCATGCCAACATTGTACAGAATTTATTGGAAGGCCGATTTTATCATGAAGCTGCATTAGGTTGGTCTTTATGTGCTTTGTTGCTAAGCGTAGCTGTTGCGGTATGGTGCGCATCTTCGATCCGAGGCGCAAGAAGTGTATTTTTTTCCATTGTATTAATTGGATTATACACGATCATTTGGATCTTTGCCTACTCGCTCGGTTCCGTCTTTATCCCATACGTGTATGCCTTAATCGGTATGGTGCTCGGTTATGCGTTGATGTCTGCCTATCGAAATGGTGAAGATCGACAAGCGCGCAAACAAGTCGTAGATATATTTGGTCGCTATGTTTCACCTGCTGTTGTTAATGAATTGCTTTGTTCGGAAGAGCCGTTACGTGCAGGTGGTACAAGACAAGATGTAACGATTATGTTTATCGATATACGAGGATTTACGCCATTGGCAGAAGGGCTTGATCCTGAACGAACCCTTGCGCTGTTAAATCGTTATTTGCACGTATGTGCAGAGACGGTATTTCAAAATCACGGCACATTGGATAAGTTTATGGGGGATGGAGTAATGGCGATATTTGGCGCGCCTAATCGATTGGATCATCATGAACGACATGCTGTACAAGCAGCTTTGGAATTACAGGAGCGCTCCAAACCACTTTGCGCAGAGCTAGAAGCTGAGTTTGGAGTATCGGCACGTTTCGGCATTGGAATTCAGAGCGGCGAAGCGGTAGTGGGAAACATTGGATCGGAAACCTTGCGCTTGGACTACACGGCAATTGGTGATACGGTCAACGTAGCTGCTCGTCTTGAGTCACAGGCCAAGCCAGGACAAATTCTTGTGGGCGAGGAAACGCAAAGACGTATTTGTGATGAATACAAGACGTTGTCGCTTGGGCGGATGATGCTGAAAGGGAAGACGATGATGATTTCGGTATTCGAGCTGCTGCCAACAAATACGAGCGAGCAAGAGCGCGAGCTGATGAGTGGGCAACACGATGGAAAAAATGATAGGCAAATGGATACACCACTATCAGGACAGAACGAACAGCATAACGATGGGTGAATTCACATTACTTTACGTTTCATGCCAGCTTGCAACAAACGTTCAGAACGATTTATGTGCACAATTTGTTAAAAAGTGCTGATTTAAAATCGTATTTCAACCGATAAAGAAATTGAGAGGAGGATGAAAGTGAAGCGAATAAGTATGGTATTGTTGGCTGCGCTGTTCATATTTGTCTCACTCGTACCGGCTGGTCTCGTACAAGCAGCAAATAAAGCTGTACGTGTGGCGATCGTAAAAGAGTGGAAAGGAACAGCAACGGTTACGAAGACAGGTGGCGCAAAGCCATTAAACGTGTTTAATAAGATGAGTATTAATCAGGGCGATACGATAGTGACTGGTCCGAAATCTCGCGTCGTGCTTCATCTCGTCGGCGGTGAGGAAGAGGATGAATTAACGATAGGTGCGAACGCTAATGTCAGCTTTACGGAGCTAGAAAATGACGGAGGCGCGAAAACGAATATTGGGGTTCTAGCTGGTTCAGTCTGGGTCAAAGTGAAATCGATTGTTGGAGCCGATGACCGTTTTGAATTAGAGACGCCTACGGCTGTGATGGCCGTGCGCGGGACGCAATTTGGTGTTCAAGTACATCCAGAGGTCGGCTCGACAAAAGTGTCTGTGACAGCGGGTACTGTACGTGTTACGTATCCGGTTGATCAGGTGCCGATAACGATGGGTGTAGAGCCACAGGTGAGCAAAAAGACTGAGGATAGCCGACGTTCTGGCGATTCTCAAATGATATCTTTAGCACAGACAGATGTATATCCTGCCCAAGAGGTTGC harbors:
- the cimA gene encoding citramalate synthase, translating into MSRTISIFDTTLRDGTQGEGISLSADDKLKIARKLDALGVHYIEGGIPGSNGKDIEFFKRVKSYSWNSKLTAFGSTRRKNSLAEHDANLQRIIEAGVPAATLVGKAWDFHVHTALQTSLEENLAMISDSIAYLKRAGLEVMLDAEHFFDGYKHNPQYALEVLRSAQLAGVDWVVMCDTNGGTLPNEISCIVTSVRQSVTTPLGIHTHNDCELAVANTLAAVEAGVDQVQGTINGYGERCGNANLCSIIPNLQLKMGYDCMHSDHIRELTNTAHYVSEIANVHMPVNQPYVGHAAFAHKGGIHVSAIMKDSRTYEHIEPELVGNKQRILISELAGQSNVLSKAQQLGYELDASNPETRTIIDRIKQMEHQGYQFEGADASLELLLRQATGMSIEPFTFESFKILVEKSADCAVRSEAIVKLHIDNETVYMAAEGNGPVNALDTALRKALVKYYPFIEQMHLTDYKVRVLDDNDTTAAKVRVLIESSDTDNKWSTIGVSSNVIEASWEALVDSIRYSLIGKEIKHRSSQPREQLGVVNQ
- a CDS encoding DNA polymerase IV, which translates into the protein MRDQESSENEVSRYYPTKGRVVLHVDMNAFYCSVHEAEQPERYRNQPTAVAGSMEQRKGIIVTCSYAARSLGIRTGMHVKQAMRLCPQLILIRPDFHLYRQYSLAFLEIARSYTPLVEAVSIDECYMDITGSKTFGTPMQIVEQLQHRIREQLSLPCSIGIAPNKLLAKMASDMKKPNGITILRMRDMPQLLWNKPCGDLFGIGHKTAEKLTRIGIRTIGELAHAEEARLVAIFGVLGHWMKQAANGQDHAAVKPEREQSKSIGHTTTLPQDVVAKDEVRRVLLNLTDQVARRIRRQKLMAQTVQLTVRDPEMKTITRSITLPSPTDDAAILLKEAWKLYERHWAAGKPIRLLGVAGQNLVSQEAAAVQMDLFEYEHQPKKDKLIQTVDHIRDKYGENALITLGMIGDDPSTLLRNHRVRGTSLQTDFLRDEGPL
- a CDS encoding ferredoxin translates to MAKYTWVEKDTCIACGACGATAPDIYDYDDEGLAEVIFNGDNNQGVVEIPEDLFDDMQDAVDGCPTDSIKIADTPFN
- a CDS encoding CHASE2 domain-containing protein: MLKKAVPLFIVVVVFLFTTMLYTIGTGGPFYMEEQILRDALRSKSGVEQMPDDRIKIIAIDDHSLAQLGPFPWDRAVYAQLTEKLMKAGARAVALDLLFIEPATDIKNDKAISEQVNKYEQVFLPVQVVLRALQKETEKLQIKRVDRPSHQISVPESQLGHVNVMPDQDGVIRKMMLGLPDEQGRMIPSLGVLTANQLLPPSQQIKWDEQQGVWLRGAEVIPTNARHQVTIDYFSSPYGYDEDSLSGYDRQSFVDVYSGTIDPAYYKDTVVLIGAYATSLSDRHMTTVSRSMPLYGVEIHANIVQNLLEGRFYHEAALGWSLCALLLSVAVAVWCASSIRGARSVFFSIVLIGLYTIIWIFAYSLGSVFIPYVYALIGMVLGYALMSAYRNGEDRQARKQVVDIFGRYVSPAVVNELLCSEEPLRAGGTRQDVTIMFIDIRGFTPLAEGLDPERTLALLNRYLHVCAETVFQNHGTLDKFMGDGVMAIFGAPNRLDHHERHAVQAALELQERSKPLCAELEAEFGVSARFGIGIQSGEAVVGNIGSETLRLDYTAIGDTVNVAARLESQAKPGQILVGEETQRRICDEYKTLSLGRMMLKGKTMMISVFELLPTNTSEQERELMSGQHDGKNDRQMDTPLSGQNEQHNDG